The following is a genomic window from Bactrocera tryoni isolate S06 chromosome 2, CSIRO_BtryS06_freeze2, whole genome shotgun sequence.
aataaaatatttaattttgtaactaGTTGACTTAATGATCGAATCTTCCTATGTTTGATTTCATATTTGGCACTAGATGCCGTGTTTCTTCTAATTAAAATACTCGTACAGTAAGTGTGCAGTGACCAAGAGAAGTAGAAGATTGGAGAAAAACTCTCCCCGACTTGCAGTTCTCAGTTTCGTCCAGTGCTctgaaacaatattttgtagACTCACTACAATCATATCCATGCCCGGTTTTCTTCCTACGGCTTTGTGTGGATAACGAGTACTCATACTGAAATCTTTTTTGATATCAATCGATTCAAGAAGGTCTTCCTACCACTTTATTATGACATAACAGCAAAATGCAGCTTGCTTTGAAACTGTTCAGGATGACTTCAAAgtagatatatacataggtgGGTAGTTCGGCATAATTCCATCCGACATCTTCCGAATTTCGACTTCTTCATTTCTAAGTCGACACTTATAAGTTCTAATAAGTTCATTGATGATGGTATTTAAAAGAGTACATATATCCTCTTTATTTAAAGactttatgtttaaaaattaattttcactaTCCAAAACTATATTGTAAACCCGAATTAGGTCTTTGACTCGGTGTTGACCTCTTCTGCCAACCAAACTACTTTATGCCCTAATTATTTCATagattttgtttcataatatcttctgtacttatgtatattcagCTGTACAGGGTTTGTCTAGAAAGTAAtgggactgattttcttccaccgcgACCGTACATCGGAGCGGTAGAGTGCGTTCCTAGCTATCGTACCACCGGCTGGACAGTTGTCtacgagcacctggagagtcaagacaaacattgtcgcgcgacgtgtttctatgagtgatgcaagccgaaaatgcagcgttcgttaagCCAGAAATATGCGATTactgaaactcggtaaatctgcgacagagacgtttgttatgatcaagcaggcttcaGTGGCACCAAGCCTTTTAGGAGGACCGGAAAGAGGTCGCtaatgaatgagcaaatccaatgtgaaaacaatgctcattgtcttttctgacatcaaaggcatcgtcaaccatgaatttgttcctcctggacaaaccttCAACGTCGAATTTTACGTGGAAGTCATCAAGAGACTCAAATGAAGGGTTAATCAGGTCAATTTCCGACAAGActtcgcagccgattggaagttgcaccacgacaacgccccggctcaaaccgcctttcttgtgaacagctacctaagcAAGGCCGGCATCGCCACGTTTCCGCAGCCACCCTACAACCCAGATGTGGCCTCCCGGACTTTATTGTTTcattgcctgaaaaggccgatgaaaggcaagcatttaaAGACGACAGAGGGAATGTAAACAGCATGCATCTCGGCTcttaaggctattccggagaatgccgtaacgccttcaatgcttggaaatcgcgctggcagcgctacatcgacgcagaaggagcttattttgaaagttattaaagaatgtaacgattggttcaataaatttttaaatcaactcagtcctattacatTTCGGAAAATCCTGTATGTTGTGATCAAGCGCTCATTCTAAGACAAATCAGTTCATTATGGCTAGTAAATCATGTCTTACAGCTTTCCAGTTTTCACATATAAGATTAAGATTATTAATGTTAAGATGTACTTAATCCAGGATggattttgtaaaaagttttgACTATTTCTAATATGAAATAAAGAACCAATATCAACAACTTGGCGCCCCTGAACAACTCTTAGAACTCAAGAACCAGATAACTGAGTCAAACACCCAGAAAAGATGTAGATAAACAGAATCAAACAATTTTGAGAAATGCTGCTAAGTAGatagtttggtttttgtaatGGAAACCTTGACATTACGATGATTATTAATGaaataatgaatataaataaaaataaaaaatttattgaaactttaatctcattttattttccaaatcgGTTTGTGCGtactagaaatatatatatatattatgtatgtaacgtCTTTAACAGCTTTAGGTACGTAAACCTCAACCGTCttatatagtattttaaatgaattcaGCTAGAAAATACGTTAGCCGTCATACACTTAAGTTATAATAGTTTCCTATCAAACTGTTATCGTTTAATCGATAGAAATTTGTCGAACCTAGTgtaaacaattaatatttacaagtattatactacataattttattattctacCAACTAATCCTAACAGCAAGATAACAATttttacatatgaatgtatatgaagtaataaaaaagtataattgaTCTTTAGTTGGCAAACTTTGTGTAAACAAAGTGTATACTAAAAACTaaagtaacaattttttttttttaattttcaatttcaatataaaatgcttaaacTCTGGAAAACAGGCAAACATAACCTCACAAAAGAGGCGACGCATTTCAACAGTGATTAAATGCGCTTAAAAACGCAATTCGTGGGagttgattttttcataaatctcCGGTGTGAGCAGTTCATAGCGTCCTTTTGGCGTCTGATAGTAAATGGTATCTTTTATGTTCGAAGGATCGAAACCCTCCTTTTGCAAGTCCACTTTACGCAACTTAAATGTGCCGGTCATATCGATTTTGGTGAGGAAACGCAAAAATTGTGGACGCGCATATGTAGGCAATACCTTCGCCAATTTCTCGGCGAACACTTCCAAATTCACTTCGTTGTTAGGATCATAAATAGCAGCCATGCCAGCGCGTCCCTCCGTATGTGGTATGGTTACGCCGTAAACCACAGTATCCTTATAACCTGCGACATTGCTAACCTGCGCCTCCACCTCGCTAGTCGACACATTCTCACCCTTCCAACGAAACGTATCGCCGGTACGATCTTTAAAGAACAAATAACCGCGCTCATCCGCAACCAAAAGATCACCGGAGAGAAAAGCCATATCACCTTTGTGAAATACGTCGTGTACGATTTTCTTTGCCGAAGCTTTCTCATCCACATAACCGAGAAATTCACGTGCTGAATTACCTTTAACAATTTTACCAATAAATACGCCAGGTTCGTTGGGTTCACACAGTTGACAGAGACCATCGGGACCGCGTATTGGTTCACCGGTATCAGGATCAGCACGCAGTATTGAGATGGGATAAATTTTCGGCAATATGCGTGAGACGAAACCAATCGCACCGACTGTGCTATCATTATTCATAATATTTGCATTGCCCTCCGTAGCGCCATAGAATTCACCTACTTTGGGTATATTGAAACGTTCGACGAATTGGGGCCAGATTTGCGGGCGCAAACCATTGCCGAAAATGAGACGCACTTGATGAGCGCGATCGTTAGGAGATGCTGGGGTAGCAAGTATATAGCGTGCCATCTCGCCGATGTACTGACCGACCTGTGGATAAGTGGAAAAAGTATGGATTTTATTATAGTTCAATTAA
Proteins encoded in this region:
- the LOC120768542 gene encoding long-chain fatty acid transport protein 4-like, which codes for MNWLVTIAPAVAVTLIAVLVTKVGWRWFYIAAVTSKRDLTALWAYLKLLRLTKKYERENLTIADIFQMQVKQNPNKYAIISETQQWTFRQLDEFSNRVANLFHAQGFRKGDVVGLLLENRAEFVGIWLGLSKIGVITPLINTNQRGPSLLHSITVAHCKSLIFGEGFKDAVEDVRNDIPADVPLYQFNNEANGEVIATARDMTTLLETVEKRKVATTADRANHHDRLVYIYTSGTTGLPKAAVISHARYLFIAAGINYTMGFRQDDIFYTPLPLYHTAGGIMSMGQSVLFGSTVAIRKKFSASGYFADCVKFQATVGQYIGEMARYILATPASPNDRAHQVRLIFGNGLRPQIWPQFVERFNIPKVGEFYGATEGNANIMNNDSTVGAIGFVSRILPKIYPISILRADPDTGEPIRGPDGLCQLCEPNEPGVFIGKIVKGNSAREFLGYVDEKASAKKIVHDVFHKGDMAFLSGDLLVADERGYLFFKDRTGDTFRWKGENVSTSEVEAQVSNVAGYKDTVVYGVTIPHTEGRAGMAAIYDPNNEVNLEVFAEKLAKVLPTYARPQFLRFLTKIDMTGTFKLRKVDLQKEGFDPSNIKDTIYYQTPKGRYELLTPEIYEKINSHELRF